Proteins from a genomic interval of Trifolium pratense cultivar HEN17-A07 linkage group LG6, ARS_RC_1.1, whole genome shotgun sequence:
- the LOC123892840 gene encoding caltractin-like yields the protein MSSSIFRGDSRRFNTNNKQRPRHHLTPQKKQEIKEAFELFDTDGSGTIDAKELNVAMRALGFEMTEQQIEQMIADVDRDGSGAIDYDEFEHMMTAKIGERDTKEELMKAFHIIDQDKNGKISAADIKRIAKELGQNFTDREIQEMVDEADQNNDREVDPEEFIMMMNTTGFRH from the exons ATG TCTTCATCTATATTTAGAGGAGATTCCAGGAGATTCAACACCAACAACAAACAAAGACCACGACATCATTTGACTCCACAAAAGAAACAAGAGATTAAGGAAGCTTTTGAATTATTCGACACCGATGGCTCTGGTACTATTGATGCCAAGGAGCTTAATGTTGCCATGAg GGCCCTTGGATTTGAGATGACAGAACag CAAATTGAGCAAATGATAGCAGATGTGGACAGAGATGGGAGTGGAGCAATTGACTATGATGAATTTGAGCATATGATGACGGCCAAAATAGGAGAAAGGGACACTAAAGAAGAGCTCATGAAAGCTTTCCATATTATTGATCAAGACAAAAAT GGTAAGATATCTGCAGCAGACATCAAACGCATTGCAAAAGAGCTAGGTCAAAATTTTACAGATAGAGAGATTCAAGAGATGGTTGATGAAGCAGACCAAAATA ATGATCGAGAGGTTGATCCAGAGGAGTTCATTATGATGATGAACACAACAGGCTTCCGTCACTAG